One genomic window of Cyprinus carpio isolate SPL01 chromosome B8, ASM1834038v1, whole genome shotgun sequence includes the following:
- the prrg1 gene encoding transmembrane gamma-carboxyglutamic acid protein 1, which translates to WGFFSPLQRRFWEEYQRESSPRPGGLESIAGGVHSLYLILPLLLVLLLIAAVSITVWRCHSRKRSQQSPAIGRPQRDTTLSVVSMDQWGRDYHPDISPHSEISAHSSPAYPGADLTPGRGSRGDPPPSYEEAVAHTDIQIEAEPPPQYEDIISNHGNTVILSQGK; encoded by the coding sequence tggggttttttttcacccttaCAGAGGCGATTCTGGGAGGAGTACCAGCGTGAAAGTAGCCCCAGGCCTGGAGGACTGGAGTCCATTGCCGGTGGTGTTCATTCCCTGTACCTGATCTTACCCCTGCTGTTGGTTTTGCTGCTCATTGCTGCAGTTTCCATCACAGTTTGGAGATGCCACTCACGCAAGAGATCCCAGCAGAGTCCTGCCATTGGGCGCCCACAAAGAGACACAACCCTGTCAGTGGTGTCAATGGACCAGTGGGGTCGGGACTACCATCCTGACATCAGTCCTCACTCAGAGATCAGTGCCCACAGTAGCCCCGCCTACCCAGGCGCTGACCTCACACCTGGGCGGGGCAGTCGGGGTGACCCACCCCCTTCATACGAGGAAGCTGTGGCCCATACAGATATACAGATTGAAGCAGAGCCTCCACCACAATATGAAGACATCATCAGTAACCACGGTAACACGGTTATCCTCTCCCAGGGAAAGTGA
- the cpox gene encoding oxygen-dependent coproporphyrinogen-III oxidase, mitochondrial, which translates to MTSVALCTINSSARSIARLCQVSRSAHGTADFHSFVARYSTLRKCAFLPGGKWSFIRAGTRQMSQSSPGRISLGRYGKGVFLAAGAAAVTGVLAAGVSHFQRAEMATKISKVEEEEGNIRERCKSFMSVPVTDIKVLEQRKDAMSTRMEMLIMETQAEFCRALEEVDGGSFRVDRWSRKEGGGGISCVMQDGKVFEKAGVNVSVVFGNLTEEAARQMRSRGKVLKGKDGKLPFCAMGVSSVIHPKNPHIPTVHFNYRYFEIEEADGTKQWWFGGGTDLTPVYIDLEDAAHFHKTLKEACDKHHPKYYPDFKKWCDNYFYVRHRGETRGIGGIFFDDLDSPNQEEVFHFVKSCAKTVVPCYLPIVNKHLNDSFTPEEKDWQQVRRGRYVEFNLVYDRGVKFGLATPGSRIESILMSLPLTARWEYMHEPTKGTKEAEMLEVLRNPKEWI; encoded by the exons ATGACTTCTGTAGCTTTGTGCACAATAAACAGCTCAGCGAGATCAATAGCAAGATTGTGCCAAGTGTCCCGCTCTGCGCATGGTACAGCTGATTTCCACTCTTTCGTAGCCCGTTACTCTACCCTCCGTAAATGTGCCTTTCTTCCGGGAGGAAAATGGTCATTCATAAGAGCAGGAACGAGACAGATGTCTCAATCATCGCCGGGAAGGATCTCGCTCGGACGGTACGGTAAAGGTGTATTTCTGGCTGCTGGGGCAGCAGCTGTCACCGGGGTCCTGGCGGCAGGTGTAAGTCACTTTCAGCGGGCTGAGATGGCAACGAAGATATCCAAGGTTGAAGAAGAAGAGGGGAACATAAGGGAGAGATGCAAGTCGTTCATGTCTGTACCAGTCACTGACATCAAGGTCTTAGAGCAGAGGAAAGACGCGATGTCTACGAGAATGGAGATGCTCATCATGGAAACACAGGCTGAATTCTGTAGAGCCCTTGAGGAGGTGGATGGAGGCTCGTTCAGGGTGGACAGATGGAGTAGGAAGGAAG GTGGTGGTGGCATCAGCTGTGTGATGCAAGATGGGAAGGTTTTTGAGAAAGCGGGTGTGAACGTGTCCGTGGTGTTTGGGAACCTCACTGAAGAGGCCGCCAGGCAAATGCGCAGCCGTGGAAAAGTCCTGAAAGGGAAAGATG GGAAGCTGCCGTTCTGTGCCATGGGCGTGAGTTCAGTCATACACCCGAAAAACCCCCACATTCCCACAGTGCACTTCAACTACAGATACTTTGAGATTGAGGAAGCAGACG GCACAAAGCAGTGGTGGTTTGGTGGAGGAACGGATCTCACTCCTGTTTATATTGATTTGGAAGATGCCGCCCATTTCCACAAGACTCTGAAGGAAGCATGTGACAAGCACCATCCTAAGTATTACCCAGACTTCAAAAAGTG gTGTGACAATTACTTCTACGTCCGTCACCGAGGGGAGACGAGAGGCATTGGTGGGATCTTTTTTGATGATTTGGATTCCCCCAATCAGGAGGAGGTCTTTCATTTTGTGAAGAGCTGCGCTAAAACTGTGGTGCCTTGTTACCTGCCCATTGTAAACAAACATCTAAACGACTCCTTTACCCCTGAGGAGAAGGACTGGCAGCAAGTCAGGAGAGGCAG ATATGTGGAATTTAATTTAGTGTATGACAGAGGGGTGAAATTCGGCCTGGCCACACCTGGGTCTcgcatcgagagcatcctgatgTCCCTACCACTTACTGCTAG gTGGGAGTACATGCACGAGCCCACAAAAGGCACTAAGGAAGCCGAGATGCTGGAGGTCTTACGGAACCCTAAAGAATGGATCTGA
- the ccdc181 gene encoding coiled-coil domain-containing protein 181, translated as MSDSAVQNTPDEYEDDFEKDLDWLISEESKSEEQDPDDDEIEAQIDKELEEDVHKHKAEMADEEADERWPTPMEPLEGELDPDRDDLVTSPHLQNDEDLDEEKKYILDKIQEANKQLQDQDAPDHGRRRRLQFKDTLVDLVVPAQEFDAQESNGASYRDLEEEQEVSGQMQRLKISPKEESRIGEHEDEHNAGAKEGRVLVEKDGKFDLVSLKEVESQGLLPPLPVADIQRASSRQSESGLHLGKSPVSSPRQNSSSPFPPGTETLYIPKPPPKHRNRPSSARPSQRGAWVHGNKRRVQSANGAPSHATFTLSPQQKELLAKLQQRRERQEKEDGMRKRGVEENEIAFRSWLMRKREQLLDERRVQKAQEMERLNFRRDCGDPEEAFKNWLQKKQEQQFKDKQIEEMKRLEKESGFCLHSREESEKAFRQWLKRKRTEKRAEQQAARERSRRLMLEECRARRMHDLHCTVNEIKPFRFSDPYGYRY; from the exons ATGAGTGATTCTGCAGTCCAGAACACTCCAGATGAGTATGAGGATGACTTTGAGAAAGACCTGGACTGGCTTATCAGTGAGGAGAGCAAGAGTGAGGAACAG GATCCTGATGATGATGAGATTGAAGCTCAGATAGACAAAGAGCTTGAAGAAGATGTACACAAACACAAGGCTGAAATGGCTGATGAAGAAGCGGATGAAAGGTGGCCAACGCCCATGGAGCCATTAGAGGGTGAATTAGATCCTGACAGGGACGACCTTGTAACCTCTCCACATTTACAGAACGATGAAGACCTCGATgaagaaaagaaatatattttggatAAGATTCAAGAGGCTAACAAACAACTTCAGGACCAGGATGCACCAGACCATGGCCGGCGCAGACGGCTGCAGTTTAAAGACACTCTGGTTGACCTGGTGGTGCCTGCACAAGAGTTTGACGCTCAAGAGAGCAATGGTGCCTCCTATAGGGACTTAGAGGAAGAGCAAGAGGTGTCCGGACAAATGCAGAGACTGAAGATCTCTCCCAAAGAGGAGAGCAGGATTGGAGAGCATGAAGATGAACATAATGCAGGAGCGAAGGAAGGACGGGTTTTGGTTGAAAAAGATGGAAAGTTTGATCTGGTGAGTCTAAAGGAGGTGGAAAGTCAAGGATTGCTTCCTCCCTTGCCAGTTGCAGACATTCAGCGAGCATCTTCACGGCAAAGTGAGTCTGGTCTCCATCTCGGCAAGAGTCCTGTCTCCTCACCAAGGCAAAATTCTAGCTCACCTTTCCCCCCTGGCACTGAGACTCTATACATCCCCAAACCTCCACCGAAGCACCGAAATAGACCCAGTTCTGCCAGACCATCCCAAAGGGGAGCATGGGTTCATGGCAACAAGCGCAGGGTCCAGTCTGCAAATGGAGCTCCTTCACATGCCACTTTCACTCTCTCACCACAGCAGAAAGAATTACTGGCCAAACTTCAGCAGCGGAGAGAGAGGCAAGAGAAAGAGG atgggATGAGGAAAAGAGGGGTAGAGGAGAATGAGATAGCCTTCCGATCATGGCTTATGAGGAAGAGAGAACAGCTGCTGGATGAGAGGAGAGTTCAGAAAGCCCAGGAAATGGAAAGGCTGAACTTCAGG AGAGACTGTGGTGATCCAGAAGAGGCCTTTAAAAATTGGCTCCAGAAAAAACAGGAACAGCAGTTCAAAGACAAGCAGATAGAGGAGATGAAGAGACTGGAAAAAGAGAGTGGCTTTTGCCTGCACAGCCGAGAGGAGAGTGAGAAGGCCTTCAGACA GTGGCTGAAACGAAAGCGTACAGAGAAAAGAGCAGAACAGCAGGCAGCTCGAGAGCGCTCACGCAGACTCATGCTGGAAGAGTGCAGAGCAAGACGCATGCATGACCTCCACTGCACTGTCAATGAGATCAAACCCTTTCGATTCAGTGACCCCTATGGATACCGCTACTGA